Part of the Amblyomma americanum isolate KBUSLIRL-KWMA chromosome 7, ASM5285725v1, whole genome shotgun sequence genome, ttttttttttacgcgatgGCGTCGAGGCtttccgttctgcagaaaatccagaGTTGTCGCTGAGCGGAAAAGCACCCACCTCTCacctaggtcacttgaccttACGACATCACCACAATCTGCTCACCGTGGCAgcatgtggcagttaaatgattggtcgcgacaggttgctcaAAAAGAGCAACCTGCATgagcctcacaagccccaccggtggacGTGTTGGAAACAACCACCtgtcagggcagtggcgcatcgcttaaccgctgcaccactgcgccaggagtggtacgaggactccccgcgatctgcGAATGCAAATTAGCGAATgcccaattccgcatatatgggcatgtaggaAAAGCCTAGGTGCCAGAGGAGTACTGCGcaggagggatctctaatgctatcgtaatgtactCTTCACGGTAGGTTAAGCGCTATGTGATGGTGAACGAACGAACAATGCCCGTGTCTGCggagtgatatgcaaagaggaccccaggccactgaacggacccattaacgctatcgcgtacacgtcatatccttaaggtggagctcaagtgtctcgtcaggtttttttttattgtactaGTTCGTGCCTTTTGCATACCAAGGTGTGCACTGCGCTGGCTCCACCAGGAAGTGAGTTTCCATCAGCTCCCCGTTCTTCACACTTTCACATTTGCAGCTTCTTCGAAAGGTTAGCAAGAATGGCGTCGCGTTACTCCTAGTGATGTGGTGCAAAAAGGGGGTGGGGCGACACCTTTACATAGGGCGACAAAAGGCACTAGTTGGCAATTAAATCCCAGCGTAGGGTTCCGAAGGAAGCGCGCCAGGCAGATTTTTTGGGTGAAACCCCTCGCCTCACCTGCCCTTGGTGCCATATAGCTACttttgaaaaaaaaggggggggggcatgcaTGACACTACCTTTGTAAACGCCTGCGGTTGTATGCACCAGCTTGAGATGGCGTCAGCTGCATTGGCGACCATTTGAAGCCTCGCAGCTGGAGAAACCGGCCGCTCCGGcaacctaggccacgtgaccctTTGGCGCCATGGCAACATGCTCACCGAAttcagcaaactgaccaccgtggtaggtggcagttaaattaatgattggtcgcgagaggttgcttgggaagttGGGAAGAGGAACTTGGGTcttacaagccccaccggtggcagcacctgccattgcagagcagcggcgcatcgcttaactgctgcaccactgtgcgaagagtgatatgaggactccgagctatctatgaatgtaaagtcgagaattaccatttcggcatatatgggcattaatgccgattaacgctatcgcgctacacccttaaggctgagcttaagtgtcccctccagtttttcttAGTGTTTGCTCTCAGTGGGCAATACTCGTTTGAATGATTTATAAAGGTTCCTAGCATCAGAAAAACACAAACAGTCTTCAGACTCTGCTAGACAACTCAGCAGCGATAACTGTCAATACAGCACTGAAGCTTACAAAAATTACCTTTATAAACTTGCTGAGCATTTGGCATCACATGGACATACCAATTCATTGTGGCACTTGTAATTGCTACTGCAAATATATGGAGAGGCCTTATAGACTACAGACCTTTCCAATAAGTGCTCCCTAAGCACCATCATATTGATCACTGAACTGTTGTGTGCACCTGGCGCTAACATTATGGAAGCAGCTGCAGAACCGCATTGCAACAGTTCAGAGAAAATTTGTTTCAACATGCACATACGATGGAAACGTCTATAATGGGAAGCAGGCTTGGCAACATGTGCTAAGCAGGCGCTGTGAAAGCCGACAGCTGTGTAGTGCGTAACCCTCGCCAAAATGAATCTGCAATTTGTCACAAAAAAGCAGTGTTAGAAAATAAAAATGTAGATCTGCAGTTGATTCAGACACAAGATTGAATACTGATGCCATTCAAGATAAACCCATGAAAGACTCAGCAAATCATGACAATACACATGAGGACAAGCGGCCAGCGCCATTGTATtcacaaaaaagaaaacgcaagtGCTACAAACAAAAGATCATGAAGTGtgcagaataaaaaataaatgcttgaCATGTTCTCTTTCAGTGACTCTGCACTCTTGCAATGCAAAGATACAAACAATGACACATACATGATATGAAATTGTTAAAGTATTGAATTAGCAATAAAGGCTAACAAAACAGCATAAAAAGCACCGGGTGCAATTGATGTACAGTACGCATAAAACATCAACAGTAAATTAAAAGTACAGAGCTCAATCCCGCAATTGCACTGTTCCTGTTACAAGTTCGAGGAAGAAATATCAACAAGATATAACAGCATAGCCTACGTCAGGAAGGAATAAAAGACAAGTTTAGCATCATTTTATGATGTCATTGTGTGTCTGTTTATTAAAAATGACAACTGCCAAGCTCATACTCAAAGGAGCCAGCATAAAACATGCTACATGAAgctataaaacaacttcagccATTTTCAAGTATGAGCTGTTTGCATGTATACAGCAGCATAGACCACCACAGTTCACGGGTGTTCAAACACAGAGTTTAgcaagcaatgagacataagctTTCGAATTCATTTATAATCATTTTAAAAATGCTTGCAcacatagtagtagtagtagaactTTGCTTCTGAAAAAAGGAGTCTCCAGTATCAGGAAATGTTCGAACAGCTATGCAAGAATAAACCGGTAGGTATGGAAAAAGGGACTAGTTTGATAttcagaaaatgaaaataaagtttcCAAGCACCTGGTGTTGAAAACTTTTCCAGCTAATGGTAACCCTATCACCACATAATCAATAACACAGCGTTATGAATTTTTTCAAGCCTATGCTTTCCAACGACAGTGTCTCCAACATAAGAGTTTTTCTAGAATAGAATGATGATGGGCAGCCTGTTTAAGGTTGGATGCTTCACAAAGATACCTTGGTATAATATAGCAAGGTACTTACATGCTAATAAGATAAATACGTTTTCTGTAACGCTGCTGAACAGTGAACAAGCCAGCTGTCACGTAAAATGCGTCAAAAAATATAGCCAACCTCATTATGCTTAACATAAACCCCATTCCACAGACTTTTGAATGCTAAACATGCAATCTAGAGCCACTCTCTGGCAGTACAGTATTTATTGCAAGCAAGAATAAAGTTATCTACATGAAATAACATTTTTATTTGTACAGCCTGCATGTCTCAAGGCACTTCAAGAGTGTCATGCACATTCAGGTTCCCTACGGCAGAGGCTTCCATGTAGTAGGAGGAATAAGATGGTCATAGTAAATGCCTTGAGTCACAGTAAATGCTATGAGATTTTTTTCATGCAAGTGTGAGCCCTGAAATGCCAAATGGAGTGGAAAGCACAAAAAGTCTAATTTCTGTTGTTAAGCATGAACCAAACTGTGGCATGACACTGCAATTTGAAACACCTTATGAGGCCTCGTTGTTAGGAGCACACAATTTCTTGATTTACTCCTACCCTGAGTGCAGAGTGCAATACACAAAAGCATGCTAAGCCTACATCCACACTGACTGTAAGCAGCAATCAGCTTCACAGTTTGGCGAGATGGAGAGAGTTCTGCTCCTTCTACATCATTCAGCACACCTTGCACGGTTAAGCCGATTGTTACAATTCAACATTCAACCAGCAGTGTGACTAGCGTATGCAGAAATGTTTGCATATCACCTGTTTGTTTTTCACTCAACAAGAAAAGACAGCATATGGAATGTAGCACAATGAAGAGTAAGCCAAGAAAAGCAGGAGGAGTAAGGCCCTCTCCCTATTACTGAGTCGCAATACTGACTGCCACCAGTGCAACACTCAGGAGTGTGCTCTGAGTGTGTGTTAAGGAACTATATAATGAAGGAGACCTTTCAGCCTATCTTCAGAAAGCTGTGACCTGTGATCAGATGACACAGCATGCTCCTAAAATACATCACGTACAATAATAGTGAGTAAAGGAGCAAGGGACAAAATGCAAACACTGCTCCTACATATACTAAAGCTTATTCTCTGCCCATCAAAGACAAAGCTCAGGTTGTACTCGAAGCAAACACCCATCCAAGATGTATCGTGCACCAGTAGCAAACTGCAGCATAACTTGTCTGGTCTGACATATCGTACCCACTATAGGCTTGACTCATTAACTCAAGACTATGCATTCATCGCATAATGCTTCCCCTAACAATGCCATGGAAAGCAGCAAAGCAGGCTCACTCCAAAACTGGCTCGTTCAGGCTACTGTGCTTGTTCCTTATCTacgaataagaaaaaaattcggATAAAATTTTCTTGAGGACATACACTACCACTGTAATTGCACTGTCTGGCCAGCGAACATAGTTAACGACCAAAGTTGGGACTTATGCACGACTGTATTGCCAGGGGAAAAAACATTGGGCAATGGGCTTCCACATAGCTAAGTGATTGAAGAATTTTACAGACCCTCGGACCTAGTAGATTGAACACACTTTTTATCCCAGCCCAATAGTTTTCCGAGTTTTCTGCACTAGGCACAGCACAGAAAACTCAGAAATAAGTCTGAATTGTGCAAAGGCATTAACAAAATTGCTCATAACTGTATTAAAATGCCAACAATGTCCCTATAAAACAAAACTGGGTCTATAATTAAGCACCAGAGTACTTTGCTTATGGATGGCAGTGCTTAATTTAAAAATGAAAGCAGGTGCATTCTCTCGTTTTGCTACGGCCCCCGTCAGATTCTGGCCTGGTAAACCACTGACATAATATCCCCCTTCTTCTTTCATTCAATCATCATAACCTATAACCTCTTTTTGCTAATTAAAAGAGCTTACTAAACAAGCCTCATCTCAATATGTCTTCCTGGAGACTTTCTTTACTCTAGGTTTAAATTATAACAGCAGCTCAAAAAGAGAACCATAATATTAGGGCTCACATTCGCCCGAGTGGCTTTGAAGTGCTGACAATAAATACTTAAATTTCATGTGGAAAAGGGACTGAGAAATAGAACATGAGTATTCTTCATTGAGCTGTGGTTGACAGAAAAATGAAACTTTAGAAACAGAGAGAAACAAACTTGGATGTAAAGCTATCTGAAAAAGAGGCAATGCCTATTTGAAACAGCACATGCACAAACGAATTGTGCCATATGCTTTGGTAGGCTGCAGGAAGAATTCAAATGCTGCTTTGCATGTTACAGCCAGCCAAGCAATAAATGCAAGATTCTCAGAATTAAATGGATGGGCTCCAAAGAAAAAACATAATCTGGCTGCATTTTAAACATATATGAAAAGTAAGTAGTAAAATggctaaagcaaaaaaaagccATAGGACTTGCCATATTAGCAAAATGGCTTACAAATGTGCGTCGCCCAAGAATTGCACTAATATCTGAAAATTATGGCAGCTTACACTGTGCGTTACATTGTAAACAAAAGTGTCAGTTCTTTCTGAGCCATCTAAACCAGCACCACTGCTTGTTATGAACCTAGCTGCACACTTAATGTAGTGCTATTCTTCGTCAGCTGCACTTATGGTGCCATACATTCATTAGCCCAGATGGCAATGTGTCTACTACAGGCTTTGAAATGAGTAATTGATGCCTGAGAAAAAGTCTGTCCACCAATTGACTAcaccactgctgcttcgtgcataCGAGCTGTTTCACCGAGATTCCCACTCAATACGATCTTTGTTAGGAACCTAACTCGATAATCTCACAGCCACACTTTATACAGAGAGCAACCATAGCAATGAGATACAGTTAACTAATCACTTTTTCGGGAAACAGTTTGTTACAAAGGTAAGCAGGAAAGGACCCTGCCATTGACCTCTTCGTGCACTGTTGAAAAATTCCAAGTGGTGGCATAGAGTGTATGGCTGGAGATTCTCCTCATGTTCTCAAGTTTTCGGTAACCCTGGACTGATTTTCTGTAATCATGGCAGTGCTGATATTGGTTCACGATTGATTGGCACCTTTTCTGAGCATTCGTCCTTTAGAAAATCAGAGCTTCTGGCCAGGGGACATCTCTCCTCTTTAAAAATCCAGTCAGCTCTTAGCTGCTGTGCTTTTTAAACCAGCACACCTTGCAAAGAAGGCGGACACACTGCCTTTTTAAGCCACTGCAGTGGTGGCCAGTGAAGCCACAATTTACACTGCATAACACAGGGCTCAAAGCACTAATGATGGATCTGGATTAAGGTTCTCAACTGTAATGACCTGGCATAGGCCATCCTGTGAGCAGTATAAACTACTGTCATGTCAACACTGTCAACACTTTCGTGTTGGTTTCCTGAGAGCACAACTGTTCTTTTCATTGCTTTTGGAGGCTGTCAATGGGCGTGAAAAGCAATACATTAACGTTTACTCAGTGCTCTGAAGTACTTCTGCACAAGCCACCACGTATGACACATTATTAGGATTGGCCCACAGTTTGTTTCAAACTAGGCTAGTCAGTCAAATAAATTTAATGTCAAGAGGGGTAAGCAGACCAACGTGCAATGCGCACTGCAGTAATGTGAACATACCACAAGGCATGTCATGGCAAACTTTTGAATTTCTTTCTCATTCACATATTCCATGCAATAATGACAATTGTGGGTTACCTGATGCTATATGCACACAATAACGGTAGCAACTCAATGCAATGTGATGCCAGATGTTAGTTACACATTCCGATGCAatttatgtgttgtgcttgtgCACTTATATTAACAAATTTTACTTCTGTCGTCTTAAATGTCACTTTTGCAAATTCCTGAAAAAGTGATCGCAAAATTTCTCAGCCTAGCACGGTAAATTCGCTTTAGTAAGGTAAGTAGATGTGAACAGACTCTGTGGAACATACTGCCCACCTCACTCAAACACTCAGTTTCTCCTCAAAATTCATAAAATATAGCAGGAGCCTTAACAAGtttgaaaaagaaagaccaacaAACGTCTCTACTCAGTGCTCCTCAGTCATCACCACCACCGCTATCACATCCTCCTCCACCACTATCACATCCGCCACCACTGTCACATCCACCACCACTGTCACCTCCTCCAGTGTCACAGCCGCCCCCACTATCATGACCACCGCTGTCATGACCACCGCTGTCATGACCCCCACTGTCATGGCCTCCACTACCATGACCACTGTCGCCACACTGGCCAGCTTCTTCATCACTGCTAGAGTGACCAATGTCAGAAGACCAACCACCAGGGGGGTAGTATGAGCCCGATCCAAAGCTACCCCGTTTGTAGCCATGTGTCTTCTTGTGTTTTTTAAATTTCACGGGGCCTACTGAGGCCATTTTCCTGTCTCCAGAACGGCAGAACCAGCAGAGGAAGCCAAGAAAGAGCACTGCGACGACTACCACGCTCCCAATGATGATGCCAGCACCGGAGAACACCATGGCTTCAGTGCACCCCTAcgtgaaaaatgaaacaaaagtggTAACACAGGCCCCTCCTAACCGGATTAAAAATTAACATCTGAAAATGATGTGGTTCAATGGATGTCCATGTATTAAAATATGGAACTGCAACAGACATCAAACGTCCTTCAGTGACAAAATACTATGCTTTTTATCTATCTTGTGCTGAATCGAACTGCCTTTAATGCTCCAACTATGGTCTTGCACTCACCAGATGGTTTAAAACCGTTAACACTATTCTGATACAATTAGACACTGAAAAATTTCAAGAAGAAACTAAAGCATTGTAAATTTTAAATCCTGGTTTGCCTTTTCTAAGCTATGTTTCCTGTGATGAATGGCCTCCTTTTACATGGTGAGAGATTGTCAAGATTTCAAACACTAGAAACCTGAATTTCTGCTCATGAGTACTGGCATCCCTCGAAAGACCCATAAAAACGGGGGAAAAATATTGACACTAAAAAGATACATGCTAGATAATAATACGCTCCTTCCAGATATCCACCTAAAATAATAACAGGTTAATGCAGCTTCTAATTAACTCTGCCTTCAGTACACACATCAGGTTGCAGATAAGAACTCATGGACTTGAGTTGCAGCAATACAAAATGCAATAAGCCTATGCTCCTATTCCTGGCTTCCCCATACTGCACAAGAAGCAAATACAacactaacagcaaaaaaatgttCCAAATCGAAGAATAACTAACACTCTGAACGAGCACCTTCAAAGAAAGGAAATGATCATTAGTCATGCTAACACAGTTTAACAAGCCTTAAACTCTCTTATCTACATGCAGCCTGCATATGAAGTAATGCAAAG contains:
- the LOC144098571 gene encoding uncharacterized protein LOC144098571 isoform X1 encodes the protein MKRLSGCTEAMVFSGAGIIIGSVVVVAVLFLGFLCWFCRSGDRKMASVGPVKFKKHKKTHGYKRGSFGSGSYYPPGGWSSDIGHSSSDEEAGQCGDSGHGSGGHDSGGHDSGGHDSGGHDSGGGCDTGGGDSGGGCDSGGGCDSGGGGCDSGGGDD
- the LOC144098571 gene encoding uncharacterized protein LOC144098571 isoform X2 translates to MVFSGAGIIIGSVVVVAVLFLGFLCWFCRSGDRKMASVGPVKFKKHKKTHGYKRGSFGSGSYYPPGGWSSDIGHSSSDEEAGQCGDSGHGSGGHDSGGHDSGGHDSGGHDSGGGCDTGGGDSGGGCDSGGGCDSGGGGCDSGGGDD